In one window of Gadus chalcogrammus isolate NIFS_2021 chromosome 12, NIFS_Gcha_1.0, whole genome shotgun sequence DNA:
- the LOC130393117 gene encoding lysophosphatidic acid receptor 3-like, with protein sequence MALQNHCYYDREMLFFYSNSNQTKEDWGNTQLIPVQAVGSLFCIFILLSNLLVITAVITNRRFHYPFYYLLANLAASDFLAAIAYVYLMFNTGQASRKLTVNGYFLRQGLLDTSLSASLANLLVIALERYISVMNCKVHSNLTKRRVTLLIVLVWAVSISMGAVPSLGWNCVCNLESCSQLAPIFSRSYLIFWSVSNLVAFLVMVSVYVRIYVYVKRKTAVLKVHTSGSINRKRTPIKLIKTVMTVLGAFVICWTPGLVVLLLDGLNCEQCQVMKFKRWLLLLAVLNSVMNPCIYSYKDEEMWATIKNLLHCVGNGTRRQRSSKANSRPLSSGQDTGVSQPPSEETKGGEDEQDIIKT encoded by the exons ATGGCCTTGCAAAACCATTGCTACTACGACCGGGAGATGCTCTTCTTCTACAGCAACAGCAACCAGACCAAAGAGGATTGGGGCAACACGCAGCTCATCCCGGTGCAGGCGGTGGGCTCTCTCTTCTGTATCTTCATCCTCCTGTCCAACCTCCTGGTCATCACCGCCGTCATCACCAACCGCCGCTTCCATTACCCCTTCTACTACCTGCTGGCCAACCTGGCCGCCTCCGACTTCCTGGCGGCCATCGCCTACGTGTACCTCATGTTCAACACGGGCCAGGCGTCCCGCAAGTTGACGGTCAACGGGTACTTCCTGCGCCAGGGACTGCTGGACACCAGTCTGTCGGCGTCGCTGGCCAACCTGCTGGTGATCGCGCTGGAGCGCTACATCTCCGTCATGAACTGCAAGGTGCACAGCAACCTGACCAAGCGGCGCGTGACCCTGCTCATTGTGCTGGTGTGGGCCGTCTCCATCTCCATGGGCGCCGTGCCCAGCCTGGGGTGGAACTGCGTCTGTAACCTGGAGAGCTGCTCCCAGCTGGCGCCCATCTTCAGCCGCAGCTATCTGATCTTCTGGTCCGTGTCCAACCTGGTGGCGTTCCTGGTCATGGTGTCCGTCTACGTGCGGATCTACGTGTACGTCAAGCGCAAGACGGCGGTGCTGAAGGTGCACACCAGCGGCTCCATCAACCGCAAGCGCACGCCCATCAAGCTGATCAAGACGGTCATGACTGTGCTGG gTGCCTTTGTGATCTGCTGGACCCCAGGCCTTGTGGTTCTCTTGCTGGACGGCCTGAATTGCGAGCAGTGCCAGGTGATGAAGTTCAAgcgctggctgctgctgctggccgtgcTCAACTCGGTGATGAACCCCTGCATCTACTCCTACAAGGACGAGGAGATGTGGGCCACCATCAAGAACCTCCTCCACTGCGTGGGCAACGGCACGCGACGCCAAAGGTCGTCCAAGGCCAACTCCCGGCCGCTCAGCTCGGGCCAGGACACGGGCGTCAGTCAGCCGCCGTCAGAGGAGACCAAGGGAGGGGAGGACGAGCAGGACATCATCAAGACTTGA